From Solidesulfovibrio fructosivorans JJ], a single genomic window includes:
- a CDS encoding Maf family protein yields the protein MYTTQRRIILASTSPRRRELLDLAGVPFSVVPSPAEEPEPDLGELPSAYAARMARLKAAPVSREHPEAAVIGADSVVAVGHVILGKPRDAADAGRMLGLLSGRTHQVVTGCAIFGCGPEPEIFTVSTDVAMAALSDVAIAAYVATGEPMDKAGAYAIQGKAAAFVTAINGSYTNVVGLPLAEVVEALKCSGAIGPGTS from the coding sequence ATGTACACGACACAGCGACGCATCATTCTGGCCTCGACGTCACCACGTCGGCGGGAGCTGCTTGATTTGGCCGGGGTACCGTTTTCGGTTGTTCCGAGTCCGGCCGAGGAGCCCGAACCGGATCTGGGCGAGTTGCCGTCGGCCTATGCCGCGCGCATGGCCCGGCTCAAGGCCGCGCCCGTGTCCCGGGAGCATCCGGAGGCGGCGGTCATCGGCGCGGATTCGGTGGTAGCCGTGGGGCATGTAATTTTGGGCAAGCCGCGCGATGCGGCCGACGCCGGGCGCATGTTGGGCCTGCTCTCGGGGCGCACGCATCAGGTGGTGACCGGCTGCGCGATTTTCGGCTGCGGCCCGGAACCGGAGATCTTCACCGTGTCCACGGACGTGGCCATGGCGGCGCTTTCCGATGTGGCCATCGCCGCCTACGTGGCCACAGGCGAGCCCATGGACAAGGCCGGGGCCTATGCAATCCAGGGCAAGGCGGCGGCGTTTGTCACCGCGATCAATGGCTCGTACACCAACGTCGTGGGATTACCGCTGGCGGAAGTGGTGGAAGCTCTAAAATGTTCCGGGGCTATCGGTCCAGGAACGTCCTAA